AGTGCAATGGATAAGATACACGGGTGTTTTCCGTAATACTTTTATCTGCGTAGTTAACGGTGTTGGTGCCGGGGAAGAAGCGGGTATTCTCCAGCAGCGCGCCTTTGCGTACTGCATGAAAAATCTGTGGTTCTTTATCTTCACTGAGGTCAATACATTTTGCATAGCAGCCACCTTCAAAGTTGAATACACCGGAAGCAGTCCAGCCATGTTCATCGTCGCCAATGAGTTTGCGGGAAGGATCTGCACTCAGCGTGGTTTTGCCGGTACCACTCAAACCAAAAAATATAGCAGTATCGCCATCATCGCCCTGGTTGGCGGAACAGTGCATGCTCAGCACCTGCTTGTTATGCGGTAAAACATAGTTCAGGATGGTGAAAATGCCTTTTTTAACTTCTCCGGTATAGGCGCTGCCGCCTATGATGATAATTTTCCGGGAGAAGTTGATGACAGAGAAGTTTTGCTGACGGGTTCCATCAGTAGTCGGATCTGCCAGGCAGCCGGGCGCCTGGATCACGGTCCATTCCGGATGCATATAATCCTGTTCTTCTTCTGTAGGGCGAAGAAACATGTTGTATGCAAACAGGCTTGACCAGGGCGTTTCCGTGATCACTTTGATGTTGATACGGTAATCATCATCTGCACAGGCATAACAATCGCGTACCCACACATCTTTACCGGCAAAATAACCGGTGATCCTGCGGTATAAACGATCAAAAAATGCTGTTGAAATAGGAAGGTTGAAGTCATTCCAGTTGATGGTAGTCGCCGTCATAGCATCTTCCACAATAAATCTGTCTTTGGGGGAACGGCCTGTATACTCACCGGTATTGACAGCCAATGCGCCGCTATCCGCGATTACGCCTTGTTTTCTGGCTATCGTCTGTTCTTCCAGCTTCCCGGGCGAGAGCTGATAATATACATTCGTCGTGTTCTCTATGCCAAGTTCCCGTAAATCGGAAACAGGGTTCCTTACGCTACTCATTTGCATAAACGCAAGATTGTTTTGGTGTAAAAGGCAAAACTAGTGATTTTTTGATATTATCTAATTTTATCGGTGTTGTACCAGCAAAATTTAGATGAATGAGATAGTATTAGTGTGTTTTTTTGATGAATGTACAGTTAGCGGACTTTTCCTTGCAGGATATTAAAATCTAAATGTGTTAATATAACATTAAGTATTAATCATGTGATATTAGTACGATCTTGCGATTTAGTGCCGTTGAAATTAACCGATTTAGCAGTTCCTCCTTCTCTCACATTTCTAAATCCCAAAATTTACCTAGGTTTGAAGCCTCATTTGAAATCAAGAAGATATGAAGAATCTGCCCTTGGATCCGCAGCTGTTTGTTAAAAACCGCCAGCGTTTTGTGGCTAAAATGCAGCCGCAATCTATAGCTATCATCAATTCCAATGATGAATTGCCGAGCAATGGTGATGCGCTGTATAAATTCAAACAAAACTCAGACCTGTACTGGCTCACAGGTATTGACCAGGAAGATACGATGGTGGTATTGTTTCCGGATAACCCGGATCCCAAATACCGTGAAGTGCTGGTATTGGTGCGTCCCAACGAGTTAAAGGAAAAGTGGGATGGACACCGGTTGCGCAGGGAAGAAGCATTTGCTGTTTCCGGTATGTCTACGGTAGTATGGCTCGATAGCCTGGATGCTTTGCTCCAGCAATGGATCAATGACGCTGCCAACATCTACCTTAATTCCAATGAAAATAACCGCAAAGGCAGCCTGGTACCTGTAAAGGATTACCGTTATGTGCAGGAAATGAAAGCGCGTTATCCATTACACAATTATGTGCGTGCGGCCCTTCTTTTTAAAGAACTGCGTGCCGTAAAAACGGCGGAAGAAATAGCTGTGATGCAGGTGGCGATGGATATTACGGAGAAAGCTTTCCGTCGTATCCTGCAATTTATAAAACCAGGTGTATGGGAGCATGAAATTCATGCAGAGATCGTACACGAGTTTCTGCGCAATCGCTCTGCCGGTGAGGCTTATGGCTCTATCATCGCTTCCGGCGACCGTGCACGCACCCTGCATTATGTTTCCAATAACCAGGAGTGTAAAGATGGTGAATTGATCCTGATGGATTTTGGTGCGGAATACGGTGGTTATAATGCCGATCTTACCCGCACAGTGCCCGTAAACGGGAAGTTCAGCGCCCGTCAGCGCCAGGTATACGATGCCTGTCTGCACCTGCATAACTATGCAAAAGCTATTCTCCGTCCCGGTATCACTATTGCAAAATATCACGAAATGGTGGGCGTGGAAGCCGGAAAAGAATTTGTAAAGCTGGGCCTGCTCACAGGTGCCGACATCAAAAACCAGGACCCTGAAACACCGGCTTACCGCAAATACCTGTACCATGGCATCTCCCACCACCTGGGTGTGGATGTACATGATTTGGGTCCCTCTTTTCATAAACCTGTTCCTGAAGGTGCAGTAATGACCATCGAACCAGGCATTTATATTGAAGAAGAAAAAATGGGTATCCGCATAGAAAATAATATCTGGCTCACTGCCGCTGGTAATGTAGACCTGATGAAAAACATTCCTATTACGGCGGATGAAATAGAAGCCCTGATGAAGTAGGGAATATTTTGAGATTTTTTGATTTAGGGATTTGAAATGCAGCGGAGATTATCTGATCAGGTCTCCGCTGCATTTCAAATCCCTAAATCCGTAAATCAAAAAATCTCAAAATCAAAAAATGATGTCTATTTTGTTCACAAATCACTTGAATGCGACAATTACCCAATATTATTACCCTATGTAATCTTTTTTGTGGAGCACTGGCTATCATATGCGTGTTGTATGCGCCGGAGTTCCGGGCTGAGTTTAACGGTACCGACTATACGATTGTGAGTCCTGAACCGGTATACTGGGCATCTGCGCTGGTGGTGCTGGCCGCAGTTTTTGATTTTTTTGATGGCCTTGTGGCCCGGTTATTAAAAGTGCAGTCGCCTATGGGTAAGGAGCTGGACTCATTGGCTGATGTGGTGACCTTTGGCGTAGTACCCGGTATGATGCTGTATCGCCTGTTGCGCAGTGCTTATTTCCAGCAACCTGATGTGTTTGACGTGTCTATTGTAAACCTGGCGCCGGCTTTGCTGGTTCCGTGCTTTGCTGCATACAGACTGGCAAAATTCAACCTGGATACCAGGCAAACGGTTAGTTTTATCGGGGTGCCTACTCCCGCAGTAGGCTTGCTGGTAGCGTCTTTCCCTTTAATTGTGCTGTATAATCCTTATAACCTGGCGCATTGGTTACAGAATATATGGATGCTTTATGCCATCATTGCAGTACTCTGTTATCTCATGGTGGCGGAAATACCCATGATGAGCTTGAAGATTAAAGACAAGACACTGAAATCAAACTGGCCCAAGCTTTTGTTGATTGCCGTAACACTCGTCAGTATTCCTTTTCTGGGCTTTGCCACCGTACCATTTGTATTCATTTCTTATATAATATTATCATTAATCGCCCCGCCTAATTCGTAAATCGTAATTTTTGATGTAGGTTTGCGGCAAAATTTTTAGCACAATGACTTTTACTGCACATATCAATGTGATGCCACTGAAAGAATTATTGGACCCGCAAGGTAAAGCGGTGATGAGTGGTCTCAAAAACCTTGGCATGGGCCAGGTACAAGATGTACGGATTGGAAAACACATTACCCTGCAAATTGAAGCCGCCAGCAAGGAAGATGCGCAACAGATTGCTGAAAGCGCCTGTCAGAAGCTGTTGGCTAACCAGGTAATGGAATCTTTTGAAGTACAAATACAATAATAAATTTTGGAATTTTGGAATTTTGAGATTTTGTTTCAAATGGCCATCTTCCTTCCAAGGAGAATAACTATTAGAAACAGAATTCCAAAATTCCAAAATCAAAAAATTCCAAAATGAAATTATATCTCATTCCTTCTCCCATCGGCAATCTCGCCGATATGACCTACAGGGCTGTAAAAGTGCTGGAGGAAGCGGACCTGATCCTGGCGGAAGATACCCGTACATCGAGTGTACTCTTACGGCATTATCAGATCAATAAACCAGTTACGCCCTATCATCAGCATAACGAACATAAAATAGTACAGCACCTGCTGGAGCAGCTGCAGGGTGGCAAAAGCATGGCTATGCTCACAGACGCCGGTACCCCCGGTGTTTCTGATCCTGGTTTTTTACTGGTGCGTGAATGCGTTCGTGCGGGCGTACCCGTGGAATGTCTGCCTGGCGCCACCGCATTTGTACCCGCATTGGTGAACAGCGGCATTCCCCTGAACCGCTTTATCTTTGAAGGCTTCCTACCCCTTAAAAAAGGCCGCCACACACTTTTTACACAACTGTCAACAGAAGAACGTACCATCGTTTTTTACGAATCCCCCATGCGGCTGGTGAAAACACTGGCAGACCTCATCCAGTATTTCGGTGCAGACCGCCCCTGTTCCGTGAGCCGTGAACTCACCAAAATGTTTGAAGAAAATAAACGCGGTACTTTACAGGAGGTCCACGACTATTTCAAAGAAAAAGGCGTGAAAGGCGAAATCGTTGTAGTCGTGCAGGGTGCAGCCTGATATTTCCCCACATCCACCACTAAAAGTTAAAAGCTTAATTTAGCACCCTGAATCAAATTTTTTTACGGAAATGAAGTATTGGGTACTAGGAAGCTGTTTCGCTATTACTATGCTGGCGGGCAGTTGGTTACAGCTACAGGCACAGTCAGATCGCTGGCAACAAAGTGTAAAATATACCATGAATGTGGCAGTGGATGCACCTGCCAATAAATTCAGCGGTCAACAACATCTTGAATATTATAATAACTCCCCCGATACACTCAAAAAAGTATTTTATCACCTGTACTGGAACGCCTTTCAGCCTAACAGCATGATGGATGTGCGCAGCAGGGAACTGGGGAAAATATTACTGGGGAAAGATAAAGGTGGAAACGACCGCTATGACTGGGATAGCCGTGTACGTGACAGGATCTCCCAACTGGGGCCTGATGAAATAGGCTACCAGAAAGTGCTTTCACTGAAACGCGATGGTAAACCGCAAAAGTATAAAGTAGTGGAAACCATCCTGGAAGTATCGCTGGATAAACCGATCCTGCCGCATACAAAAGCCGTATTTGATATGGACTTTGAAGCCCAGGTACCTGTGCAGATCCGCCGCAGTGGCCGAAGTAACGCCGAGGGGGTTGACTTCTCCATGGCGCAGTGGTATCCTAAAATGTGTGAATATGACTACGAAGGCTGGCATCCTACTCCTTACATCGCCCGTGAATTTTATGGTGTATGGGGCGATTATGATGTAAAGATCACCATCGATAAAAAATATATTCTTGGCGGAACCGGCTACCTGCAAAACCCTAACCAGATCGGTTATGGCTATGAAACACCCGGTACAAAAGTAAACAGGCCCGCAGGCAAAACACTCACCTGGCATTTCATCGCGCCAAAAGTACACGATTTCATGTGGGCGGCTGATCCGGACTATAAACACATTACACAGCAGGTGGATGGTTTTACGGCGCATTTCCTGTATCTCGAAAATGATACCACCCGCGAAACATGGCCTAAGCTGGCTAAAATGATCCCTGCTGCTTACGATTATATCAAAGTGCATTACGGCGCCTATCCTTACAAACAGTACTCCTTTATTCAGGGCGGAGATGGTGGCATGGAATATCCGATGGCCACACTTATTGTTGGTAACGGCTCTATGAGCGGCTTATACAGTGTAGCTATCCACGAATGGATGCACAGCTGGTACCAGGGAGTGCTGGCTACCAATGAAAGCCTGTATCCCTGGATGGATGAAGGTTTTACCACCTTCGGACAGAATAATATCATTCACTATACCACCGATTCACTAAATGTGAAGAGTCCACATGCCAGCTCTTACGCAGGATATTTTGCATTGGTAAATAGTCCGTTTGAAGAACCGGCTTCTACGCATGCCGATCATTACAATACCAACTACGGATATAGTCTTACTGCTTATTCCAAAGGCGCCGTTTTCCTGGAGCAACTCGGTTATGTAATCGGGGCTGATAACCGTGATAGTGGCCTGATACGCTACTACAATGAATGGCGTTTCAAACATCCGAATATGAATGATTTTATTCGCGTGATGGAGAAAGAAAGCGGTATTCAACTGGACTGGTACAAACAATATTTTATCAATTCCACCAAACATGTGGATTATGGTATCGACAGTGTATATGAAAAGGATAATAAAACAATTGTGCGCCTGCGCCGTATTGGTTTGATGCCGATGCCGGTCGACTTCATGATCACTGATACCAAGGGAAATAAAGTGCTGCACTACATCCCGTTGTCGATCATGTTCGGAGAAAAACCAAATGAGTATCGGGCCATAAAACGTATAGTCGATACCGGTTGGTACTGGACAAATCCCACATACGAAGTTGAAGTGAATATGCCATTATCTGATATTAAAGAGATGGAAATAGACCCAAGCCAGCGGCTGGCGGATGTGGACAGAAGCAATAACAAACGCTAGTTTTCATCGTTTTATGTAATAATCCGGGTGGTGTTTCAAAAAAGCCATCCGGATTATTATTTTGATCGCGTCAGTTATAATTTGATCTGTAAGCCGGCTTCAACCATCGCTTTCATATTTCGCGGATTAAATTCCATTCCCCCCATAGTACTACCCAGCGGCCTCTCCGGCCGGATGACGTGAATATTAAGGTTCACTTTTCCTTTGAAAGGATTTGCATCGGGGGTTTCAAAGTATTGATCTATATCTGCAGGAGAAATACCGGCAGCTTTCATATTATCTTTTACCGCATCGAGGTAATGCAGGGCCTTGTTGTATAACTGTGGAATCCGGATATCGTGCAGGGCAATATCGCTGGTGGCCCAGTCTGTGGTTCTTTCCAGGGAATCTATTACACGCTTGAATAAAAAGTTATTGGCTTCGGGTATTTCGGGGGTGAGTAATACCACATAAATATCGGTGGCGCCATTGTCAATAGCCAGTTGTATTGGAGTATAGGAGGGGCCTCCGCCATCCATGAACTGTAGCGGTTCAGTTGATGCGGCGGTTACCTCAACGGGCGACATAAATACCGGTTGACTGAAAGACGCTGCCACTGCTTCCCGCAAAGCGGATGTACCGGATAGTTGCACTACATCATAGTCTTTATCCGGCGTAACTGTTTGCTTGTTGGAAAAAAAAGTGGTGCGTTTTGTTTGAAGGCATCTCCCTGCTATGAAAACCGCTTTATCTGTTTCCATAAACGATTTAAAGCGGGCTTCCGTAATGATGGAGTTGATTTTATGTTTGAGCGGGGTGGTGTTATAGAGGGAGTTATTGTTGGTAAATCTTTGAATAGGATTTCCTGTGTTGATGATATCGGCTGTGTTGAGCGAGGTGTAAAATTTTTCCAGCAGGTCTGTTTCCTTCAATGCATTCAGGAGTACAATTAATGAACCGGTGCCGGTGCCAACGAGCATATCAAATTGTATATCGGGCCGTTTTTCATGCAGATATTTAAGTACGCCAACGGTGAAGGCACTACGGACTCCGCCACCGCTGATCAATAAAGCAGTTTTAGACATGACAATCGTTTAGGGGTGTTTATAAAGATGTATTGCCGGGTTGGTGAAAGATGAGGTGCCGGCAATATCTTCCCTACAATTT
The Chitinophaga sp. MM2321 DNA segment above includes these coding regions:
- a CDS encoding M1 family metallopeptidase yields the protein MKYWVLGSCFAITMLAGSWLQLQAQSDRWQQSVKYTMNVAVDAPANKFSGQQHLEYYNNSPDTLKKVFYHLYWNAFQPNSMMDVRSRELGKILLGKDKGGNDRYDWDSRVRDRISQLGPDEIGYQKVLSLKRDGKPQKYKVVETILEVSLDKPILPHTKAVFDMDFEAQVPVQIRRSGRSNAEGVDFSMAQWYPKMCEYDYEGWHPTPYIAREFYGVWGDYDVKITIDKKYILGGTGYLQNPNQIGYGYETPGTKVNRPAGKTLTWHFIAPKVHDFMWAADPDYKHITQQVDGFTAHFLYLENDTTRETWPKLAKMIPAAYDYIKVHYGAYPYKQYSFIQGGDGGMEYPMATLIVGNGSMSGLYSVAIHEWMHSWYQGVLATNESLYPWMDEGFTTFGQNNIIHYTTDSLNVKSPHASSYAGYFALVNSPFEEPASTHADHYNTNYGYSLTAYSKGAVFLEQLGYVIGADNRDSGLIRYYNEWRFKHPNMNDFIRVMEKESGIQLDWYKQYFINSTKHVDYGIDSVYEKDNKTIVRLRRIGLMPMPVDFMITDTKGNKVLHYIPLSIMFGEKPNEYRAIKRIVDTGWYWTNPTYEVEVNMPLSDIKEMEIDPSQRLADVDRSNNKR
- a CDS encoding CDP-alcohol phosphatidyltransferase family protein is translated as MRQLPNIITLCNLFCGALAIICVLYAPEFRAEFNGTDYTIVSPEPVYWASALVVLAAVFDFFDGLVARLLKVQSPMGKELDSLADVVTFGVVPGMMLYRLLRSAYFQQPDVFDVSIVNLAPALLVPCFAAYRLAKFNLDTRQTVSFIGVPTPAVGLLVASFPLIVLYNPYNLAHWLQNIWMLYAIIAVLCYLMVAEIPMMSLKIKDKTLKSNWPKLLLIAVTLVSIPFLGFATVPFVFISYIILSLIAPPNS
- the purS gene encoding phosphoribosylformylglycinamidine synthase subunit PurS; translated protein: MTFTAHINVMPLKELLDPQGKAVMSGLKNLGMGQVQDVRIGKHITLQIEAASKEDAQQIAESACQKLLANQVMESFEVQIQ
- the pckA gene encoding phosphoenolpyruvate carboxykinase (ATP); protein product: MQMSSVRNPVSDLRELGIENTTNVYYQLSPGKLEEQTIARKQGVIADSGALAVNTGEYTGRSPKDRFIVEDAMTATTINWNDFNLPISTAFFDRLYRRITGYFAGKDVWVRDCYACADDDYRINIKVITETPWSSLFAYNMFLRPTEEEQDYMHPEWTVIQAPGCLADPTTDGTRQQNFSVINFSRKIIIIGGSAYTGEVKKGIFTILNYVLPHNKQVLSMHCSANQGDDGDTAIFFGLSGTGKTTLSADPSRKLIGDDEHGWTASGVFNFEGGCYAKCIDLSEDKEPQIFHAVRKGALLENTRFFPGTNTVNYADKSITENTRVSYPLHYIDNVLEPAVGGIPKNIFFLTCDAYGVLPPVSKLSPGQAMYQFISGYTAKVAGTEAGVTEPKSTFSACFGAPFLPLHPAQYAQMLGERMRLHKVNVWLINTGWTGGAYGTGNRIKLAYTRAMIAAALKGELDHAAFHPHPVFGFAIPDTCPGVPENILNPRNTWENKAAYDEQARNLANQFILNFEKYAAAADAEILAAAPKL
- a CDS encoding aminopeptidase P N-terminal domain-containing protein, which produces MKNLPLDPQLFVKNRQRFVAKMQPQSIAIINSNDELPSNGDALYKFKQNSDLYWLTGIDQEDTMVVLFPDNPDPKYREVLVLVRPNELKEKWDGHRLRREEAFAVSGMSTVVWLDSLDALLQQWINDAANIYLNSNENNRKGSLVPVKDYRYVQEMKARYPLHNYVRAALLFKELRAVKTAEEIAVMQVAMDITEKAFRRILQFIKPGVWEHEIHAEIVHEFLRNRSAGEAYGSIIASGDRARTLHYVSNNQECKDGELILMDFGAEYGGYNADLTRTVPVNGKFSARQRQVYDACLHLHNYAKAILRPGITIAKYHEMVGVEAGKEFVKLGLLTGADIKNQDPETPAYRKYLYHGISHHLGVDVHDLGPSFHKPVPEGAVMTIEPGIYIEEEKMGIRIENNIWLTAAGNVDLMKNIPITADEIEALMK
- the rsmI gene encoding 16S rRNA (cytidine(1402)-2'-O)-methyltransferase codes for the protein MKLYLIPSPIGNLADMTYRAVKVLEEADLILAEDTRTSSVLLRHYQINKPVTPYHQHNEHKIVQHLLEQLQGGKSMAMLTDAGTPGVSDPGFLLVRECVRAGVPVECLPGATAFVPALVNSGIPLNRFIFEGFLPLKKGRHTLFTQLSTEERTIVFYESPMRLVKTLADLIQYFGADRPCSVSRELTKMFEENKRGTLQEVHDYFKEKGVKGEIVVVVQGAA
- a CDS encoding patatin-like phospholipase family protein, with the translated sequence MSKTALLISGGGVRSAFTVGVLKYLHEKRPDIQFDMLVGTGTGSLIVLLNALKETDLLEKFYTSLNTADIINTGNPIQRFTNNNSLYNTTPLKHKINSIITEARFKSFMETDKAVFIAGRCLQTKRTTFFSNKQTVTPDKDYDVVQLSGTSALREAVAASFSQPVFMSPVEVTAASTEPLQFMDGGGPSYTPIQLAIDNGATDIYVVLLTPEIPEANNFLFKRVIDSLERTTDWATSDIALHDIRIPQLYNKALHYLDAVKDNMKAAGISPADIDQYFETPDANPFKGKVNLNIHVIRPERPLGSTMGGMEFNPRNMKAMVEAGLQIKL